A portion of the Falco naumanni isolate bFalNau1 chromosome 9, bFalNau1.pat, whole genome shotgun sequence genome contains these proteins:
- the ODF2 gene encoding outer dense fiber protein 2 isoform X5: protein MKNRSSSPPLHVHVDENTPVHVHIKKAQKATPAKCQQKHKQKKKRDTVNVCQAAQVKTKAPWMPPGKTSVRDSTCRWEGPTHRLEIVPPDSEKMLSVLHLSDLSTDEEDAEKIDSLINVVGTLKNEAKLQKKEEQQRVAKRLLEEQKEELNEVTQELVETEHENTLLRRNIERIREEKHLTVLQKKYLQHEKECLMSKLSEAERDGAAAARQIHALKNTIGRLSIEKHMSSSDINALTRQKELLLQKLSTFEETNRRLQELLRERHNQEKDAQKILEQQGALLKRLAESDAEKVQLQMRLQEKEEVVDNLIIQIQTEKDQAKTAWELSKSMVALRGHLQAQLRNKEAENNRLTVQTRNLERSEAQHKAEVERIMEQLKKLKQKADCDKEALKKTINAQKEWAERSKEYTQQLTVQLAEKDSYIAEVLSTLESWRSRYNKVAKDKSDLQQEIVALNSRAADFREQHATLENNMRKDRETLVEKLHQQTTETTSLKMENERLKAGMVLMEEKLNQAQMEVQQLKSSVRNYEGLIETYKSQVLKTRMEADDVAAKLEKRDKENKALKDEMNKEIELARKQFQSKLAELEKLPEILKIKEMKLAECQDQLQSYEKKTMDLSAVISDLHQQIELQGDKTEMTRERYQSAQEDKKQLTLKVEELERS from the exons ATGAAGAACCGTTCCTCATCTCCTCCTTTGCACGTCCATGTGGATGAAAACACTCCTGTCCATGTCCATATTAAAAAGGCCCAGAAAGCCACACCCGCAAAATGCCAG caaaagcacaaacagaaaaagaaaagggataCTGTAAATGTGTGCCAAGCTGCCCAGGTGAAAACTAAGGCTCCCTGGATGCCCCCAGGCAAAACATCTGTCCGGGATTCCACCTGCAGGTGGGAG gGACCAACTCACCGCCTAGAAATTGTGCCTCcagattcagaaaaaatgctgtCAGTGTTGCACCTGAGTGACCTCTCTACAGATGAGGAAGATGCTGAGAAGATAGATAGTCTGATTAATGTGGTGGGAACGCTGAAGAATGAG GccaagctgcagaaaaaggaggaaCAGCAACGAGTGGCAAAACGTCTTCTtgaggagcagaaagaagaaCTGAATGAGGTCACTCAAGAGCTGGTAGAAACAGAACATGAGAATACGCTGCTCAGGCGCAATATTGAGCGCATAAGGGAAGAGAAACACCTGACTGT GCTACAGAAAAAGTACTTGCAGCATGAGAAGGAGTGTTTGATGTCCAAGCTGAGCGAGGCAGAAAgggatggagcagcagcagccaggcagatCCATGCCCTGAAAAATACAATTGGGAGACTCAGCATT GAGAAACACATGAGCAGCTCAGACATTAACGCACTGACAAGACAAAAAGAGCTTCTGCTCCAGAAATTGAGCACCTTTGAAGAAACCAATCGGAGACTACAAGAACTTCTCAGAGAGCGGCATAACCAGGAG AAGGATGCTCAGAAGATACTGGAGCAGCAAGGAGCACTGCTGAAAAGGCTGGCTGAGTCAGATGCAGAGAAAGTG caACTTCAGATGAGGCttcaggagaaagaagaagTAGTGGACAATCTTATCATTCAGATACAGACAGAAAAG GACCAGGCAAAGACAGCGTGGGAACTCTCCAAATCTATGGTGGCTCTGAGAGGCCATTTACAAGCACAGCTGCGAAACAAAGAAGCGGAGAACAACCGTCTGACTGTACAGACACGG AACCTGGAGCGCAGTGAAGCTCAGCATAAGGCAGAAGTGGAACGTATCATGGAACAGCTGAAAAAGCTAAAGCAGAAGGCAGATTGTGATAAAGAGGCCCTGAAGAAAACCATCAACGCACAGAAAGAGTGGGCAGAGCGGAGTAAAGAGTATACACAGCAACTGACTGTCCAGCTAGCAGAAAAG GACAGTTACATTGCTGAGGTGCTGTCTACCCTGGAGTCGTGGAGGAGTCGCTACAACAAAGTAGCAAAGGACAAGAGTGACCTCCAACAGGAAATTGTTGCGCTGAACAG CCGAGCTGCAGACTTCCGGGAACAACACGCGACCTTAGAGAACAACATGCGGAAGGACAGAGAAACTTTGGTGGAAAAATTGCATCAACAGACTACAGAGACCACTTCTCTCAAAATGGAGAACGAAAGACTAAAG GCTGGTATGGTGCTGATGGAGGAAAAGCTGAACCAAGCGCAGATGGAAGTGCAGCAGCTCAAGAGCTCTGTCAGGAACTATGAAGGGTTGATTGAAACCTACAAATCACAG GTGTTGAAGACCCGAATGGAAGCAGATGATGTGGCAGCAAAACTGGAGAAGCGTGATAAAGAGAACAAGGCACTAAAGGATGAAATGAACAAGGAGATTGAACTG GCACGTAAGCAGTTTCAGAGCAAGCTTGCTGAACTGGAAAAGCTGCCTGAGATCCTAAAGATCAAGGAGATGAAGCTAGCAGAATGTCAGGACCAGCTTCAGAGTTATGAGAAGAAGACCATGGACCTGTCTGCAGTGATTTCAGATCTCCATCAGCAG